Below is a window of Streptomyces qaidamensis DNA.
GAACTTCCTGTGGCGCTACGGCAACCACACCGACGGCGGCAGGGTGGGCGTCGGCCGGCTCGTCCTGTCGGCCGTGAGCGTGGCGGTCCTGGGCCTCTCGGGCTACCCGGGCGGCAAGCTCGCCTACCGCTACGGCGTCCGCGTCGCCGACGAGAACACCCAGGCCGAGGGCTACCCGCCCGGCCGCGGTGCGAGCCGCTCCCGCCCCTCCGCACGACCCCGTCCGGCGCACCCGCCCGGGAGGCCGGGCGCGCTCGCCCTGTCCCCCTCCTCGCGTCCTCTTCAACGGCCTCGCCATCGGAGACAGCTGACATGACCGACTTCCCGCCCAGACCTCTCTCCGGAGCGACCTGCTCGACCAGGAGACGACAACGGCGGCACGGCCCGCCCTGCGGGTGGCCCACGAATCCGACGGGATCGACCTGGCCGCCGCGGAGACCGCGGCGGGCCGCTTCCTCGGCGCCCTCGGCATCGACACGGCCTCGGAGAGCCTGCGCGGCACCCCCGGCCGGATGGCCCGCGCCTACGCCGAGTTCTTCAGCCCGCGCCCCTTCGACCTGACCACCTTCCCCAATGACGAGGGCTACGACGAACTCTTCTCTGAACTACCGAGGTCGAAGCGGTGTTGTCGCCTGGGCTGACAACAGTGATCGTCGCGGTATGCCTGATGCGTGAGGTATTCGCAGGGAGGCGGGCTGACGGACGAGCGGCGGGTGTTCCGCGAGGGCATCCGGATGCGGCGGCCGAGATGTTCGCCGGGCATCAGGACAATGGGGTCATCGCCCGGGAGCTTCGGGTGTGCCTCCGGTCGGTGCAGCGACGGCGCCGTGAGGGGAGCAGGCCGGGCCGAGGGGCCCGCCCCTACCGCACCATCGGGCCCCTTGCTCCGTCGCCGCCTCGGCGAGTGCGTGCACCAGCGGGGTCGCGCGGTCCGTGTGCCAGATCAGGCCCCATTGGACGGGCGGTGCATCGTGGATGGACACAAAGGCGATGTCGGGCAGTGCGTAGTAGCGCCGCCCCTCGTCAGGGACGGTGCACACCACATCCCCTATCGCGACGAGGGCGAGGACCTCGTAGAAGGTGGCGACGGACGGGCCGCGGCGGATCGGGCGCCCCGCCGGTGTGTAGAGCGGCAGGACGGCGCTCACCCAGTAGGCGGGAACGGAGCCGGCCAGGCTCGGCACCTTGTGGTCGCCGAGCACTTCCATGCTCACCGTCGCCTGCCCGGCAAGCGGATGGTCCGCGGCCACCATCAGGCGAAGCGGTTCCTCGCGCAGCACCACGCCGACGGTGAGGTCCGGCTCGCGCACCGGCAGCCAGGCGGCCACGGTGTCGACCTCACCGGCCCGCAGTGCTCCGAACGGATCACTGAAGAACACCTCTTTGAACCGGAGTTCGACGGCGGGGTGCCGGGACCGGAAGTGGTCGAGGACCGAGCGCATCTCATGCATCTGCGCACCCATCACCCCCACTGTCAGCGTGGCGGGGGGCCGACGGGCGATGGCCGCCACCTCGGCCATGGCCGCCTGGATGTCCTCAAAGGCCGGCTTCAGCCTCCGGTGCAACTCTTCGCCAAGGGGTGTCATGCGTACGTGCCGGCTGGTCCGCTCGAACAGCTGCGCCCCGATGCGACGTTCCTGCTTCTTGATCGCCTGGCTGACACGAGCCGGGGAGACCTTCAGACGTTCGGCGCTGCGAGCGAAGTGAAGCTCCTCGGCGAGCGTCAGAAAGATCTCTATGTCCCGCAGTTCCATCCCGCTCCGCCCCCTCCGCGCGGCTTCCGATCCGGTTGCCGGGCGACGGTCCCGGTTCATGAACCTCTGAGTTAACGACCCTAACAAGATCGGCAGTTGTTCCCGGACTCGGTGCTCCGCATGCTGGGACGGAGCCAGTTCAGCCGCCTCTGGGGCTCCCACACCCTGCGCTGCCTGCTTGCCTGCCCCTTGGAACCCACAGGGAGAGATTCCCGCGTGACGTCTGACCGCAATGCTGTGTGCACACCCGATCCGGACACGCTCCATCCACTGCCGGAGCACGAACGGGTCGTCTTCCTCAAACCCCTGGTCACCGGGA
It encodes the following:
- a CDS encoding DUF2231 domain-containing protein; translated protein: MVHARTRLTGFLDLLALPRATPAFRTALVHMTLNLLVTGTCGVNFLWRYGNHTDGGRVGVGRLVLSAVSVAVLGLSGYPGGKLAYRYGVRVADENTQAEGYPPGRGASRSRPSARPRPAHPPGRPGALALSPSSRPLQRPRHRRQLT
- a CDS encoding LysR family transcriptional regulator, whose amino-acid sequence is MELRDIEIFLTLAEELHFARSAERLKVSPARVSQAIKKQERRIGAQLFERTSRHVRMTPLGEELHRRLKPAFEDIQAAMAEVAAIARRPPATLTVGVMGAQMHEMRSVLDHFRSRHPAVELRFKEVFFSDPFGALRAGEVDTVAAWLPVREPDLTVGVVLREEPLRLMVAADHPLAGQATVSMEVLGDHKVPSLAGSVPAYWVSAVLPLYTPAGRPIRRGPSVATFYEVLALVAIGDVVCTVPDEGRRYYALPDIAFVSIHDAPPVQWGLIWHTDRATPLVHALAEAATEQGARWCGRGGPLGPACSPHGAVAAPTGGTPEAPGR